The following are from one region of the Candidatus Eisenbacteria bacterium genome:
- a CDS encoding sulfatase, giving the protein MVSLAARAAGWTAFWFGTFGLANGIEQVLLYPYWYPSAPDRFAYLIVLFAVYAAAGLAAGVGTACVALLLARRDRAAPGAASLAGLAAAFVFWAGFWIHRDFVARSFSARGLAVTLALACAGAVCIRIALRLEPARARTGRALAAVPAVFLLIGLAVAARGSSGTRAPEGGLNILLLVIDTLRADRLSCYGNPRPASGAIDRLARDGVLFAETIAPAPLTQPSVATILTGLYPAAAGVVNHPNRLEEGRSTLAEILCEAGYRTAFANPHPLLTPAWGFDRGWDEYRYLHKPSRFEASLLADLLRRLRLRDLRTGYQADTVTDFAIDVLSRNRSEPFFLYAHYLDPHFPYVPPRPFDRLFADAGKPRLLDERLPDGRRRIFSIDASPGEMEETVALYDAEIAFTSREVGRLLSALDRLGLSDRTLVALTADHGESLGEQGLFFAHTHYLYDPTQHVPLILRFPNRFPRGKIIEAQAGLADLAPTLLDAAGIRAPEEMEGQSLLPLLRGEETEGRFAFAENGERSLEAARRRTRDGSSRGTRGSGA; this is encoded by the coding sequence ATGGTTTCTCTCGCCGCGCGGGCGGCCGGATGGACTGCGTTTTGGTTCGGGACGTTCGGTCTCGCGAACGGGATCGAGCAGGTTCTCCTCTATCCGTACTGGTACCCTTCGGCGCCGGACCGCTTCGCGTACTTGATCGTTCTCTTCGCGGTCTATGCCGCCGCGGGTCTCGCGGCGGGAGTCGGAACGGCTTGCGTCGCCCTCCTCCTCGCGCGCCGCGATCGGGCGGCGCCGGGGGCCGCGTCCCTCGCGGGCCTCGCGGCGGCCTTCGTCTTCTGGGCCGGATTCTGGATCCACCGGGACTTCGTCGCCCGATCCTTCTCGGCGAGGGGGCTCGCCGTCACGCTCGCGCTCGCGTGCGCGGGGGCCGTCTGCATCCGCATCGCCCTTCGCCTCGAACCCGCTCGAGCGAGAACCGGACGCGCGCTCGCCGCGGTTCCCGCGGTCTTTCTTCTCATCGGGCTGGCCGTCGCCGCGCGAGGATCTTCCGGAACGCGCGCGCCGGAAGGGGGCCTGAACATCCTGCTCCTCGTGATCGACACGCTCCGAGCCGACCGGCTCTCCTGCTACGGGAACCCTCGCCCGGCAAGCGGCGCGATCGACCGGCTCGCGCGGGATGGAGTCCTCTTCGCGGAGACCATCGCTCCCGCTCCCCTCACTCAGCCTTCGGTCGCGACGATCCTCACGGGCCTCTATCCGGCGGCCGCCGGCGTGGTGAACCACCCGAACCGCCTGGAAGAAGGGCGCTCGACGCTCGCGGAGATCCTCTGCGAGGCCGGATATCGGACCGCCTTCGCGAACCCGCACCCGCTCCTCACGCCCGCGTGGGGATTCGACCGAGGGTGGGACGAATACCGCTACCTGCACAAGCCCTCGCGATTCGAAGCCTCGCTTCTCGCCGATCTCCTCCGAAGGCTCCGTCTCAGAGATCTCCGCACGGGATACCAAGCCGACACAGTGACCGATTTCGCCATCGACGTTTTAAGTCGCAATCGATCGGAACCGTTCTTCCTCTACGCGCACTACCTCGACCCGCACTTTCCCTATGTCCCGCCCCGCCCGTTCGATCGGCTCTTCGCGGACGCGGGGAAGCCGCGGCTCCTCGATGAGCGCCTCCCCGACGGGCGCCGGCGCATCTTTTCGATCGACGCCTCCCCCGGGGAGATGGAGGAGACGGTCGCCCTCTACGACGCGGAAATCGCCTTCACGAGCCGCGAGGTCGGCCGCCTTCTCTCCGCGCTCGACCGGCTCGGCCTTTCCGACCGGACGCTCGTCGCGCTCACCGCCGACCACGGCGAGAGCCTCGGCGAACAGGGCCTCTTCTTCGCCCACACCCACTATCTCTACGATCCGACCCAGCACGTTCCGTTGATCCTCCGCTTTCCGAATCGGTTCCCTCGCGGGAAGATCATCGAGGCGCAAGCCGGGCTCGCGGACCTCGCTCCCACCCTTCTCGACGCGGCGGGGATCCGCGCGCCGGAGGAAATGGAAGGGCAAAGCCTCCTGCCCCTTCTTCGCGGAGAAGAGACGGAAGGGCGGTTCGCGTTCGCGGAAAACGGAGAACGATCGCTCGAAGCGGCGAGGAGGAGAACCCGCGATGGCTCGTCGAGGGGGACGCGGGGAAGTGGCGCATGA